A stretch of DNA from candidate division TA06 bacterium:
CACCCACAAAAAGGTCATAGAGACCCAGGATCGTCCCCTGCGCCTGCTGGAAGAAGACTCCGAGTGCCTTGGCGTCAATCCCCGGAGAAGGAATGTGGCCTCCGATTCTGTATACAACCAGTATGGCCAGAGTAAAGAGGACTCTCTTTCTCAGATCAGGTATCTTGAATATGTTAGAAAACGTTCTGAACACTTATCTAACCCGGACCTTCCCGCCTGCAGCCTCTATCTTGGCCTTCGCCGATTTGGAGAAAGAGTCTGCGGTGACAGTTAGCACCTTCTTGATATCTCCCTTAGCCAGCACCTTAACAGGAAGACGTGCTTTCCTAATCAACCCTCTTTCTGCTAGCACCCGAGGCCCTACCTCTGAGTCTGGCTCAAAACTCTTCTCCAGATCTTTGAGATTCACCACCTGATAGACTTTCTTTTCTATTGGAGTAAAGCCTCTCTTCGGCACCCGCCTCTGAAAGGGCATCTGCCCTCCCTCGAACCAAGGCCTCGCCTTGCTTCCGCTGCGGGACTTCTGTCCCTTGTGGCCTCGCGTTGCTGTTTTCCCGTGTCCAGACCCGGGACCGCAGCCTACCCTCTTTCTCTTCTTCCTGGCACCTTTGGGAGGACTGATCTCGCTAAGATTCATGACCTCACTCCTCCTCCACACGGACCAGATGGCTCACCCTTCCTATCATTCCCCTTATCTGGGGAGAGTCCTCGTGAACCACAGTCTGATGGAGTCTCTTTATCCCTAAGGCTTTGATCGTCTCCTTTTGATCCTTCTTTCTGCCTATCGCGCTTCTTATCTGGGTTATTTTCAGCTTCACGGCTATGCCTAGCCTTCCTGGAGGATCTCACCCCGGGAACGGGGGAGAGTCTTCCCTCTCAACTTCTCGATCGACTCCGGATCTCTTATGGAGAGTAGTCCATTCATTGTCGCTCTCACCAGATTGGTAGCGGTATTGGAACCAAGAGACTTGGTCAGAATATCTTTCACCCCTCCCAGTTCAAGGACTGCTCTAACCGTACTACAAGCAATGACTCCAGTTCCCTTGGATGCTGGCCTGAGCATGACTCTGCTCGCACCACATCTCCCTTCTACCATGTAGGGTATGGTGCCACCTGCAAGCTGTATCTTGACAATGTTTCTGCGCGCCTCTTCGGTCGCCTTTCTTATTGCCTCGGATATTTCATTGGCTTTCCCCAACCCCGACCCCACGTAACAGGTTTCATCTCCAACCACGACCAGAGCGCTGAAATTGAACCGCTTGCCCCCCTTTACCACCTTGGCAACTCTGTTGATGTTGACCACTCTCTCTGAAAGCTCAAGTGAACTCAGTTCTATCTTCTCCGGCACCAGCTCGCCTCCCTTTCAGTCGCTGTTAGAATTCCAGGCCAGCCTTTCTTGCTGCTTCAGCAAGCGCCTTGACCCTTCCGTGATATTTGTAGCCGCCCTTGTCAAAAACCACTTTCTTTATCCCTTTCTTCAGCGCCTTCTCGGCAATAGACCTTCCCACCTCTCTACTCACGTCGATCTTGTGCCCATTCAGCCTCTCTGAACCAGCTTCTTTTGACAGACTCGATGCAGAACAGACGGTCCTTCCCCTGGAGTCATCCACTATCTGCGCACATATGTTCTTCAGGCTTCTAAAGACCATCAACCTCGGCCTCTCTGGCGTACCCTGGACGCGCTTTCTGACCCGTGCATGCCTTCTCATTCGTGCTTTTCTGACCGCTTTTGTTTTGCCCATGATACCTTTCTACACTCCGGTCTTACCAGCTTTCCTCCTGATATACTCACCCCTGTATTTTATCCCAGTCCCCTTGTATGGCTCAGGTTTCCTGAACGACCGGACTTTTGCCGCAATCTCGCCAACCGCCTGCTTGTCAATACCCCTCACACGTATCAGACACTGCAGGGAAGGCCGGTCAGGATTTCTGGGCACGCTCTCCACCTCAAAGGTGATCCCCTCGGGAGGAGCAAGAACTATGGGGTGACTGAACCCTAGCTGAAGGTTCAAAGCGCTACCCTCGACTTTGGCCTTATATCCTATGCCCTCCACTTCCAGCACC
This window harbors:
- a CDS encoding 50S ribosomal protein L15, with product MNLSEISPPKGARKKRKRVGCGPGSGHGKTATRGHKGQKSRSGSKARPWFEGGQMPFQRRVPKRGFTPIEKKVYQVVNLKDLEKSFEPDSEVGPRVLAERGLIRKARLPVKVLAKGDIKKVLTVTADSFSKSAKAKIEAAGGKVRVR
- the rpmD gene encoding 50S ribosomal protein L30, encoding MAVKLKITQIRSAIGRKKDQKETIKALGIKRLHQTVVHEDSPQIRGMIGRVSHLVRVEEE
- a CDS encoding 30S ribosomal protein S5 — encoded protein: MPEKIELSSLELSERVVNINRVAKVVKGGKRFNFSALVVVGDETCYVGSGLGKANEISEAIRKATEEARRNIVKIQLAGGTIPYMVEGRCGASRVMLRPASKGTGVIACSTVRAVLELGGVKDILTKSLGSNTATNLVRATMNGLLSIRDPESIEKLRGKTLPRSRGEILQEG
- a CDS encoding 50S ribosomal protein L18, producing the protein MGKTKAVRKARMRRHARVRKRVQGTPERPRLMVFRSLKNICAQIVDDSRGRTVCSASSLSKEAGSERLNGHKIDVSREVGRSIAEKALKKGIKKVVFDKGGYKYHGRVKALAEAARKAGLEF
- a CDS encoding 50S ribosomal protein L6, translated to MSRVGEKPIDIPEGVKVEKAGRTIQASGPKGVLKLDIHPRMQIEIEEKTIRVVRKSDNRFDRSLHGLTRSLVANMMTGVTKGYEKVLEVEGIGYKAKVEGSALNLQLGFSHPIVLAPPEGITFEVESVPRNPDRPSLQCLIRVRGIDKQAVGEIAAKVRSFRKPEPYKGTGIKYRGEYIRRKAGKTGV